The segment ATCAGCGCCGTTGAGGAATGACGTGGTGGGCGTTGTACAATGACGCCTGTACTTGAGTCGAAAGGAAAAAGACGTGTCAGGACACTCCAAGTGGGCAACCACGAAGCATAAGAAGGCTGCGATCGATGCCAAGCGCGGCAAGTTGTTCGCACGCCTCGTTAAGAACATCGAAGTGGCGGCGCGCAACGGCGGCGGAGACCCCGACGGAAATCCCACCCTTTTTGATGCCATTCAGAAGGCCAAGAAGAATTCCGTTCCGGCTGACAACATCAACCGCGCCGTTAAGCGTGGCTCGGGCGAGGGCGGGGAGTCTGTCAACTACGAGTCGATCACGTACGAGTGCTACGGCCCGGGCGGCGTCGCGATGCTCCTCGAGTGCCTCACCGATAACCGCAACCGCGCGGCCTCGGATGTGCGCGTGGCGGTGACCCGCAACGGTGGCACGCTCGCTGACCCCGGTTCGGTGGCCTACATGTTCGCCCGCAAGGGCGTGGTGGAGGTTCCGGTTGAGGGTAACGACGAGGACGAGCTACTCATGGCTGTCCTCGAGGCGGGCGCGGAAGAGATCACCGACGCCGGCGAGGTCTTCGAGATCCTCTCCGAGCCCAATGATGTGGTCGAGGTGCGTAAGGCGCTGCAGGCCGCCGGTGTTGACTACAACTCGGCCGAGGTCCAGTTCGTGCCCTCCATGAAGGTGGCCGTGGATCTTGAGACGGCGCGCAAGGTGATGAAGCTTATCGACGCGGTTGACGACCTGGACGATATCCAGAACGTCTACTCCAACGTCGACATCCCGGCCGAGATCGCGGCGCAACTGGAGGAAGAGGACTAGAGGTGCGCGTCCTGGGCGTGGACCCCGGCATGACGCGCTGCGGCATCGGGGTGGTCGACGCGCGGGGGCGGCAGGTCGCTATCGTCGCCGTCGACGTCGCCCGCACGAAGCCGGAGATGGCACCCCATCAGCGCCTGCTCATTATCTCGAACGCCATCGAGGAGGCGATTCGGCTCTACCGGCCGGACGTTGTGGCGATCGAACGGGTTTTCGCCCAGGAAAACGTGCGCTCCGTAACGGGCACCGCCCAGGTGGCTGGCATCGCGATGCTGGCGGCCGCCAAGGCCGCCCTGCCGCTGGGGATGCACACGCCCTCCGAGGTCAAGGCAGCGGTGACGGGCAACGGCCGGGCAGAGAAGGCCCAGGTCCAGCTCATGGTTCAACGCATTCTTCGCCTTCAGGCCCCGCCGCGCCCCAAGGACGCCGCGGACGCCCTCGCGGTGGCGATCTGCCACGCCTGGCGCGGGGGAGCGGAACACATCGTGGATCGTTCCCAACACGGGGGCGCGGGGATGTTGCCGCGAGCCGAGGGAAACGACCTCACCCCGGCGCAGAAGCTTTGGGCAAACGCCGAGCGAGTCTCGCGCCGCCACGGTGCTGTCGAGCCCAAGTAGCGCCAGCGATCGCCACCCGGCCGCGGCGAAGGGGGCGCCGGGGACGCGGGTGCGTGCCGGCGCGGTCGACATCGCCGATCGCGAGCGGATATAATCAAACAGGTGTTCGAATGGGAGGGCTCATGATTGTATCTCTGCGCGGTCCTGTCCTACGCGTGACGGCGACTGCGGCCGTCATCGAGGCAGGCGGCGTCGGCTACCTGTTCTCTGCCACGCCGGATACGCTGGCCAAGCTCCGGGAGGGGCAGGAGGCTTTCGTCCACATCGCCATGGTGACATCGCGCGAGGGAGAGCAGGCCCTGTTCGGATTTCACGACGACGACGCGCGGGCCACCTTCGACGTGCTCCGGTCCGTCACGGGGATCGGCCCCCGTTCGGCGCTGACCATTGTGGCGACGCTTCCGCCTGACGAGCTCCGCCGCGCCATCGAAACCAAGGATGAGGCCGCCCTCGTGCGGATTCCCGGGGTGGGCAAGAAGTCGGCCCAGCGGATGGTGCTCGAGTTGGCCGGCAAGCTCGGTCCTGCCGTCGGCGGGGAGCCGGCGTCGGCGTCGGCGTCGTCGTCGGCTGACGACGTCATTGCGGCGCTAGTTGGTATGGGCTGGAAGGAACGCGACGCGGCGAGCGCGCTTGCCGAGGCGATGAAGACCACGCCGTCGGGCACGCTGGCCCAGCTGTTGCGCGCATCCTTGCAGGTCTTGGGGCAACGGAGGTAGCGGTGAACGAGTACACGGATCCGGACGCGAGCGACATCGAGCGCGCCCAAGAGGCTGCGTTGCGCCCGAAGGTCCTCGAGGAGTTCGTGGGCCAGGAAACGGTGCGCGACCAGCTTTCGCTCGTGCTCGAGGCGGCCGTCCAACGCAACAGGGCGGCCGATCACGTTCTGCTCGCTGGGCCGCCCGGCCTAGGTAAGACGACGCTCGCGATGATCATCGCCGCCGAGGTCAACGGCGCCTTGCGGCTGACCTCCGGACCGGCGATCCAACACGCGGGAGATCTCGCCGCGGTGCTGTCCTCGCTTAACGAGGGAGATGTGCTCTTCATCGACGAGATCCACCGCCTCGCGCGCACGGCCGAGGAGATGCTGTACCTGGCGATGGAGGACTTCCGCGTCGACGTCATGATCGGAAAGGGGCCGGGGGCCACGTCGATCCCGTTGCCGCTGCCGCCGTTCACGGTGGTCGGCGCCACCACGCGCTCGGGCCTGTTGCCCGCCCCGCTGCGTGACCGTTTCGGATTCACGGCGCACCTGGACTTCTACTCCGTCCCCGAGCTGGCCCTGATCGTGGAGCGCAACGCGCGCAAACTCGCCGTCGAGCTGACCCCCGAGGCCGCCCACGAGATCGCCTCCCGCTCACGGGGCACGCCGCGCATTGCCAACCGGCTCCTGAGGCGCGTGCAGGACTGGGCGCAGGTGCGCGGCAGCGGCGTGCTCGATCTGGATGCGGCGCGCTCCGCCCTGGAGGTCTTCGAGGTGGACAAGAAGGGGCTCGACCGCCTGGACCGCGCCGTGCTCGACGTGCTGTGCGTGCGCTTCCGCGGCCAGCCCGTCGGGCTGTCGACGCTTGCCGTGTCGGTGGGCGAGGAGCCGGAGACAGTCGAGACGGTGGCAGAACCCTATCTCGTGCGCCAGGGCTTCATGATCCGCACCCCGCGCGGGCGGCAGGCCACCTCGCTCGCGTTCCAACATCTGGGGCTCGCCGCGCCCGAAGACACGCTCTTTTCGTGACTCGCTCCACGGGTGGACAGCGTCGCCCCATAGGCCGAAAGTGGGTAGACTTGTACGGTTGTCACAAAGCAACGTGCTTTGGTTGATTGGAGATGAGATGCCCGCTGTCCCCGTTGAGTTGATTATTCTCACGGTCTTTATGGTCGGTTTGTTTTGGCTGATGAGCCGTGGTGCGAAGAAGGCGCAGAAAGCTCAGGTTGCCAAGCGCGAGGAGGCCCTCGTGGTGGGGAACAACGTCATGACGCAGTCCGGCTTCTTTGGCCGCATTGTCGACATCGACGGCGACGCCGTCACGCTCGAATCTCCCTCCGGGGATGAGACGGTGTGGCTGCGAACTGCGATCATGGGCCAGATGGACATCCCGCTCGGCCAGAGCGAGGAGGATGAGACGGGCGACGTGGAGGAGTTCCTTCAGTCCCGGCAGGCCGACGGCGACCTTCCGGACCAGAACGCGCAGGCCCCTCTCTCTGACGATCCCAGCACTGATAAGTAAAGACGAGGCTCAAAGGAACTAACGTGTCTTCAAGCCACCTGGAGGACCCGACGCCAAAACCGTGGCGTCGCCTGACCGTCCTCTTCATCCTTATTGTCGCCCTACTAGGCTCCCTCATCGTTGGCAGCCTGCGCGGCGACAAGACCAGGTTCACCCCCGATCTTGCACTCGATCTTGAGGGCGGAACCCAGATCATTTTGACCCCGGTGACCACCGACGGCTCGGAGGTGACCTCCTCCGATATTCGCGAGGCGATCAACGTGATCCGCCAGCGCGTGGACGCTACCGGCGTGTCCGAGGCGGAGATCACCGCCCAGGGCGGATCGAACATTATCGTGGCCCTGCCGGGAACGCCGTCGCAGGAGACGCTCGATCTTGTGCGCACGTCGGCCGTCTTGCGCATGCGCCCTGTGCTGTCGATCCTCGACCCGTCGCCGCTGAATGCCCAGGCCGTGGTTTCGGCGCTCGGGGACAAGGCCGGCGATCTCGACCCTGCCACGATGGACGACGCCGCGCTGGACGAAGCGATCCGGAAGCTCGCCGATGCCGATGGCAACGGCGAGCTGTCCAGTGAACCAGCCCAGACGCCGGAGAACCCCTCGGACACGAACTGGATCACCGAGGAGACCATGTACGAGGCCTACACCCTCGACTGCAAGGTTCCTGACTCGCGCCCGGCAGAAAAGACTGATAGCCCGGAGACCGCGATCGTCGCCTGTGACCCGGACACGATGACGAAGTACATCCTTGGCCCCTCGGAGCTGGACGGCACTCAGCTCGATTCGGCCTCATCTTCTCCGGCCACGAACCAGCAGGGCCAGCCCACAGGTGGCTGGGCCGTCAACATGTCCTTCGACTCTGAGGGTGGCAAGATCTTCGGTGATGTCACCACCCGCCTATCCACGCTGAAGGAGCCGCGTAACTCTTTCGCCTCCGTCCTCGACGGGCGCGTCATTTCCTCGGCCCGCGTGTCCTATCCGATCACGGGCGGCCAGGCGCAGATCACTGGCAAGTTCACGGCGGACGAGGCCTCGGCGCTGGCCAACCAGCTCAAGTTTGGCTCCCTGCCGCTGCAGTTTAACGTCCAATCCGAGGAGCAGATCTCCGCAACTCTCGGATCGGAGCAGCTCAATTCGGGCCTCATCGCCGGCCTGGTCGGCCTGATCCTGATCATCATCTACATGATCTGGCAGTACCACGCCCTCGGCGTCGTGGCGATCGGCTCGATCCTCATGTCGACGGGCCTGTCCTACCTCATCATTAGCCTCCTCTCCTGGACGATGGGCTACCGCCTGTCGATGGCGGGTGTGCTCGGTATCATCATCTCGATCGGTGTGACGGCGGATTCGTTTATCGTCTACTTCGAGCGTATACGTGACGAGATCCGCGACGGCCGCTCGGTGCGCAGTGCGGTTCAGCACGGCTGGAACCGCGCTCAGCGGACGATCATCATCTCCGACATCGTCAACCTCACCGCCTCAGTGGTGCTCTACCTCCTGACGGTCGGCTCGGTGCGCGGCTTCGCCTTCACGCTCGGCGTGACCACGGTGCTCGATCTCGTGGTCGTCATGATGTTCACCTACCCGCTCATGACCCTCATCGCGCGCACGAAGTTCTTCGGAGAGGGCAAGCGGGGCTCGGGTATGGACACAGAGAAGCTCGAGTCCACCCCGCGCTACCGCGGGCGCTCGATCCCGGTGCGCAAGGAGCGTAGCAAGCCGAAGAGTGCGCTGGTGGCTGCGGACGGCGCCGTCATCCACGACTACGAGATGCCCGACGCCCGCTTTACCGACGGCGAGTCGCTTGCCAAGCAGCGCGCCCGCCAGAGGCGAGAAGAGCGCCAGAAGAAGGAAGGAGACCAGTAATGTCGATGTACTCCTTTGGTAACGGCCTGTACACGGGCAAGCGTTCCTACAACATCGTGGGCCGGCGCAAGCTGTGGTTCACCATCGCGATCACGGCCGTACTCATTTCGCTGGCTTCCTTCGCGATCCGTTCCCCGAACCTCGCCATCGAGTTCCGCGGTGGTTCGCAGTTCACCGTCTCCGGGACGGCCACCCTCGAGCACAAGCCGGCCTACGACGTCGTCGCCAAGGCCACCACCTCCGTGCCGCGCGTGTCCGACGTCGGCCAGGAGGCTATCCGCGTTCAGACCGAATCGCTGGACGACACCAAGACCCAGGAGGTCCGGCGCGGCCTCGCCGAGGCCTACGACGTGCCCGAGGCGGACGTGACCTCCACGTACATTGGCCCCTCGTGGGGCCAGGACATCCTCTCGCAGGCGATCCGAGCCATGATCATCTTCATGGCGCTGATCTCGGTGGTCCTCATCATCTACTTCAAGTCATGGACGATCGCGGTGGGTGCTATCGGCGCCCTCCTGCACGATTTCGTGGTCACGCTCGGTATCTACTGGATTCTGGGCTTCGAGATCGCGCCCGCGACCATCATCGGACTGTTGACCATCATGGGTTACTCCCTATACGACACCGTGGTTGTCTTCGACAAGGTTCGCGAGAATACCGCCGATCTCGAACATCAGTCCCAGATGACGTACGCGGAGGAGGCCAACCTGGCCATCAACCAGACCCTCATCCGCTCGCTCAACACCTCGGTCACCGGGTGGCTACCCGTGCTGTCGGTTCTGCTTATCGGCGTGTGGTGGCTCGGCGCTGAGACGTTGCGTGACCTGGCGTTGGTCATGCTCGTGGGCATGGTGCTCTCGGCGGCGTCCTCGGTGTTCGTGGCCGCTCCGCTCGCCGTGTGGCTGGCCGAACGCGACTCGAAGATCAAGGCGCACACCGCCCGCGTCCTCGCGCGCCGCGAGGAGCTCAGTGGCGAACCATCTGACGACACCAATGACCTCAATGAAAGTTCGGTCGCCGTGGCAACCGAACGGCTGGCTGGTGGCCACCGCGGCCAGCGCGCCCAGCCCAAGCGAAAGAAAAGGAATAAGCGATGAGCAACGAGGCTATCTTTCCTCAAGACTCTGTCGAACTCGTCAAGTCCCACGTGCGCGAGGTGGAGGATTTCCCGGCGCGTGGTGTGCTCTTCCGGGACATCACGCCATTGATCGCCGACGGCGAGGCCTTCGCCTCCCTGATCACGATCTTGGCGGACCGCTACCGCGGCAAGTGCGACGCCGTGGCCGGCCTCGAGTCGCGCGGCTTCATCCTAGGTGCCCCGCTCGCCCATGAGCTCGGCATCGGCATGCTGACGGTCCGTAAGGCCGGCCGGCTGCCCGGTCCCGTCGTCGGGGTCAACTACGACCTCGAGTATGGCTCGGCCCGCATGGAGCTGCAGCCTTTCACCGTCAAAGACGGCATGCGTGTGCTCGTGATCGACGACGTCCTTGCCACCGGCGGCACGGCGGGTGCGGCCTTCCACCTCATCGAGAAGGCGGGCGGCAAGCCTGCGGGCCTGTGCGTCCTGCTCGAGCTGGCCGACCTCGGCGGGCGCGAGTACCTGGCCGAGCGCTACGACTACCCGGTGGAATCGGTCATCCGTTACTAGCACTGTTCGTCCATGTGGGGCTTCGTCATTGCCCGTGACAGTGGCGTATAATCCCCACATGGACGCAACGGTCAACGAAGAGGAACCGCGGGTACGCTCGCGGCTTTCATGGCTCGGGCGTAAGAGTGATACTCCCGCCTTGCTTGAGCCTCTCATGCGCGCCATCGGCAATCGCAAGCTCGATAAGGCGCGCATTATTCGCGCCTTTGAAACCGCTGAGCGCGCTCACGATGGCCAGATGCGAAAGTCGGGAGAGCCCTACATCACCCACCCGGTGGCGGTTGCCACGATCCTGGCAGAGCTGGGGATGGATGAAGACACGCTCGTCGCGGCGCTGCTGCACGACACGGTGGAGGATACGAGCTACTCGCTCAAGCAGCTCACGCGGGACTTCGGCTCCACGGTGGCTCTGCTGGTTGACGGCGTCACGAAGCTCGACAAGGTCGAATACGGCGAGGCCGCCCAGGCCGAGACGGTACGGAAAATGGTCATCGCCATGGCGAAGGACATCCGGGTGCTCCTTATCAAGCTCGGAGATCGGCTTCATAACGCCCGTACCTGGAAGTACGTCAACCCGGCGTCGGCTCAGAAGAAGGCGCGCGAGACGCTGGAGATCTACGCGCCGCTCGCCCATCGCCTCGGCATGAACTCGATCAAGTGGGAGCTGGAGGATCGGTCGTTTAAGGAGCTCTACCCGGCGGTCTACGCCGAGATTGAGCGCATGGTTCAGGATCGCGCCCCGGAGCGCGAGCGCTACATCTCGCAAATGAAGGCCGAGCTGGAGCGGGAGCTGGGTAAGGCGAAGCTGCGCTGTACCATCTCGGGTCGCCCCAAGCACTACTACTCGATCTACCAGAAGATGATCCTGCGCGGACGCGACTTTGAGGACATCTACGATCTGATCGGGGTGCGCGTGCTCGTGGAGGAGATCCAGGACTGCTACACCGCTCTGGGCATTGCTAACTCGCTCTACGTCCCCGTCCAGGGGCGCATCAAGGACTACATTGCCTCCCCGAAGTTCAATCTCTACCAGTCGATTCACACCACGGTTATCGGTCCGGGCGGTAAAACGGTGGAGATCCAAATCCGCACGTATGAGATGCACAAGCGTGCCGAATTCGGCGTGGCCGCGCACTGGCGCTACAAGGAGAATCCGAACGCCTCGAAGGCCGACACGAGCGGGCAGGCGGATACCCAGCTCGAGTGGTTGCGTCAGCTCGTGGACTGGCAGCGCGAGACCGCGGACCCGAAGGAGTTCCTTGACTCTCTGCGCTACGAGATGTCGGGCAGCCAGGTCTATGTCTTTACCCCCATGGGTGAGGTCATGGAGTTGCCGACGGGATCGACCCCGGTGGATTTCGCCTACGCCGTCCACACCGAGGTAGGTCACCGCACGGTGGGTGCGAAGGTTAACGACAAGCTCGTCACGCTCGACCACCGGCTCGAATCGGGAGACACGGTCGAGATCATCACCTCCCGCTCCGAGGATTATGGGCCCTCGCAGGACTGGCAGGAGTTCGTGGCCACCCCGCGGGCACGCTCGAAGATCAAGTCGTGGTTTACCAAGTCGCGCCGCGAGGAGGCCATTGAGCAAGGCAAGGACAAGCTGGCTCGTGCCATCCGCCGCAAGAACGAGCCCGTTCAGCGCCTCATGTCACACGAGACCCTCAAGGCCGTGGCGCAGGATCTGTCCAAGTCGGACGTCACGGATCTGTATGCCAGCATCGGGGAGGGGACGATCTCGCCGGAAACCGTGGTGCGTCGCCTCATCTCCTCGCAGGGCGGAACCGCGGGCGTAGAGGAGACGATGGCGGAGGCCGTCACCCCCACCCGGATCCAGCACCAGCAGATCGGATCGGCGTCGTCGGCCGTCATCGTCTCCGACATCGAGAACACGGACGTGTTGGTCAAGCTCGCCAAGTGTTGCACGCCGGTGCCGCCGGACGAGATCGTCGGCTTTATCACCCGCGGTAGCGGCATCTCGGTTCACCGCAAGGATTGCACGAACATGCGCTCTCTGAAACGTGAGCCGGAGCGCTTCATCGATATCGCGTGGGCCGACGACGCGGATTCCAACGTCTTCCTCGTCCAGGTTCAGATTGAGGCGCTCGACCGCAAGGGTCTGCTGGCGGACGTCACGCGGGTACTGTCCGAGCACGACGTCAACATGCTCACCGGCTCGATGAACACCTCGAACGAGCGCGTGGCGCGGTTGAACTTCACCTTCGAGATGGCCGACCCGCGTCACCTGCGCCAGGTCCTGCACGAGCTTCGCAAGATTGAGGGCGTCCACGACGCCTACCGGCTTACAGGCTCAGCGAAGCAGGCTGTCCGAGATCACGAGGCAGCTGGGTAAGGATCTCGCGTACGCGGGCAATCCCGTGGAGTTGGAGCTGGTAGGCGCGCCGTTCGATCGCCTGAACGCACGTGCCAGCGCGCACCAGGAGGCACAGGAGCTCCACGCCCGCGTCCTCGTGGGAGATCATGAGGTCGATCGCCGTGCGTTCCAGGGTGGTCACGAGCTGGCCGCCGACGTCGGCGAGGTCGGTGCCCGGGATGGCGGCTGGCGCAACGGCGTCCACCCGGGTCTGTAGTTGGGGCGTGTGCCAGCCGGTGTGAACGAAGAGCGCCGACTCGCGGACAAATACTTTGCCCGGCTTACGCATGGCTAGCAGACGGGCCCGGGAGGTGGCTGTCTTGCACAGGTCGACCCCGACGTATCCGATCTCGCCGATGTCGATCATGAGGCCTGCGCCGGCCAGGGTTCGC is part of the Trueperella abortisuis genome and harbors:
- a CDS encoding adenine phosphoribosyltransferase, with translation MSNEAIFPQDSVELVKSHVREVEDFPARGVLFRDITPLIADGEAFASLITILADRYRGKCDAVAGLESRGFILGAPLAHELGIGMLTVRKAGRLPGPVVGVNYDLEYGSARMELQPFTVKDGMRVLVIDDVLATGGTAGAAFHLIEKAGGKPAGLCVLLELADLGGREYLAERYDYPVESVIRY
- the secD gene encoding protein translocase subunit SecD, yielding MSSSHLEDPTPKPWRRLTVLFILIVALLGSLIVGSLRGDKTRFTPDLALDLEGGTQIILTPVTTDGSEVTSSDIREAINVIRQRVDATGVSEAEITAQGGSNIIVALPGTPSQETLDLVRTSAVLRMRPVLSILDPSPLNAQAVVSALGDKAGDLDPATMDDAALDEAIRKLADADGNGELSSEPAQTPENPSDTNWITEETMYEAYTLDCKVPDSRPAEKTDSPETAIVACDPDTMTKYILGPSELDGTQLDSASSSPATNQQGQPTGGWAVNMSFDSEGGKIFGDVTTRLSTLKEPRNSFASVLDGRVISSARVSYPITGGQAQITGKFTADEASALANQLKFGSLPLQFNVQSEEQISATLGSEQLNSGLIAGLVGLILIIIYMIWQYHALGVVAIGSILMSTGLSYLIISLLSWTMGYRLSMAGVLGIIISIGVTADSFIVYFERIRDEIRDGRSVRSAVQHGWNRAQRTIIISDIVNLTASVVLYLLTVGSVRGFAFTLGVTTVLDLVVVMMFTYPLMTLIARTKFFGEGKRGSGMDTEKLESTPRYRGRSIPVRKERSKPKSALVAADGAVIHDYEMPDARFTDGESLAKQRARQRREERQKKEGDQ
- the ruvC gene encoding crossover junction endodeoxyribonuclease RuvC, with product MRVLGVDPGMTRCGIGVVDARGRQVAIVAVDVARTKPEMAPHQRLLIISNAIEEAIRLYRPDVVAIERVFAQENVRSVTGTAQVAGIAMLAAAKAALPLGMHTPSEVKAAVTGNGRAEKAQVQLMVQRILRLQAPPRPKDAADALAVAICHAWRGGAEHIVDRSQHGGAGMLPRAEGNDLTPAQKLWANAERVSRRHGAVEPK
- a CDS encoding RelA/SpoT family protein → MDATVNEEEPRVRSRLSWLGRKSDTPALLEPLMRAIGNRKLDKARIIRAFETAERAHDGQMRKSGEPYITHPVAVATILAELGMDEDTLVAALLHDTVEDTSYSLKQLTRDFGSTVALLVDGVTKLDKVEYGEAAQAETVRKMVIAMAKDIRVLLIKLGDRLHNARTWKYVNPASAQKKARETLEIYAPLAHRLGMNSIKWELEDRSFKELYPAVYAEIERMVQDRAPERERYISQMKAELERELGKAKLRCTISGRPKHYYSIYQKMILRGRDFEDIYDLIGVRVLVEEIQDCYTALGIANSLYVPVQGRIKDYIASPKFNLYQSIHTTVIGPGGKTVEIQIRTYEMHKRAEFGVAAHWRYKENPNASKADTSGQADTQLEWLRQLVDWQRETADPKEFLDSLRYEMSGSQVYVFTPMGEVMELPTGSTPVDFAYAVHTEVGHRTVGAKVNDKLVTLDHRLESGDTVEIITSRSEDYGPSQDWQEFVATPRARSKIKSWFTKSRREEAIEQGKDKLARAIRRKNEPVQRLMSHETLKAVAQDLSKSDVTDLYASIGEGTISPETVVRRLISSQGGTAGVEETMAEAVTPTRIQHQQIGSASSAVIVSDIENTDVLVKLAKCCTPVPPDEIVGFITRGSGISVHRKDCTNMRSLKREPERFIDIAWADDADSNVFLVQVQIEALDRKGLLADVTRVLSEHDVNMLTGSMNTSNERVARLNFTFEMADPRHLRQVLHELRKIEGVHDAYRLTGSAKQAVRDHEAAG
- the ruvB gene encoding Holliday junction branch migration DNA helicase RuvB — encoded protein: MNEYTDPDASDIERAQEAALRPKVLEEFVGQETVRDQLSLVLEAAVQRNRAADHVLLAGPPGLGKTTLAMIIAAEVNGALRLTSGPAIQHAGDLAAVLSSLNEGDVLFIDEIHRLARTAEEMLYLAMEDFRVDVMIGKGPGATSIPLPLPPFTVVGATTRSGLLPAPLRDRFGFTAHLDFYSVPELALIVERNARKLAVELTPEAAHEIASRSRGTPRIANRLLRRVQDWAQVRGSGVLDLDAARSALEVFEVDKKGLDRLDRAVLDVLCVRFRGQPVGLSTLAVSVGEEPETVETVAEPYLVRQGFMIRTPRGRQATSLAFQHLGLAAPEDTLFS
- the secF gene encoding protein translocase subunit SecF: MSMYSFGNGLYTGKRSYNIVGRRKLWFTIAITAVLISLASFAIRSPNLAIEFRGGSQFTVSGTATLEHKPAYDVVAKATTSVPRVSDVGQEAIRVQTESLDDTKTQEVRRGLAEAYDVPEADVTSTYIGPSWGQDILSQAIRAMIIFMALISVVLIIYFKSWTIAVGAIGALLHDFVVTLGIYWILGFEIAPATIIGLLTIMGYSLYDTVVVFDKVRENTADLEHQSQMTYAEEANLAINQTLIRSLNTSVTGWLPVLSVLLIGVWWLGAETLRDLALVMLVGMVLSAASSVFVAAPLAVWLAERDSKIKAHTARVLARREELSGEPSDDTNDLNESSVAVATERLAGGHRGQRAQPKRKKRNKR
- the yajC gene encoding preprotein translocase subunit YajC translates to MPAVPVELIILTVFMVGLFWLMSRGAKKAQKAQVAKREEALVVGNNVMTQSGFFGRIVDIDGDAVTLESPSGDETVWLRTAIMGQMDIPLGQSEEDETGDVEEFLQSRQADGDLPDQNAQAPLSDDPSTDK
- the ruvA gene encoding Holliday junction branch migration protein RuvA encodes the protein MIVSLRGPVLRVTATAAVIEAGGVGYLFSATPDTLAKLREGQEAFVHIAMVTSREGEQALFGFHDDDARATFDVLRSVTGIGPRSALTIVATLPPDELRRAIETKDEAALVRIPGVGKKSAQRMVLELAGKLGPAVGGEPASASASSSADDVIAALVGMGWKERDAASALAEAMKTTPSGTLAQLLRASLQVLGQRR
- a CDS encoding YebC/PmpR family DNA-binding transcriptional regulator; its protein translation is MSGHSKWATTKHKKAAIDAKRGKLFARLVKNIEVAARNGGGDPDGNPTLFDAIQKAKKNSVPADNINRAVKRGSGEGGESVNYESITYECYGPGGVAMLLECLTDNRNRAASDVRVAVTRNGGTLADPGSVAYMFARKGVVEVPVEGNDEDELLMAVLEAGAEEITDAGEVFEILSEPNDVVEVRKALQAAGVDYNSAEVQFVPSMKVAVDLETARKVMKLIDAVDDLDDIQNVYSNVDIPAEIAAQLEEED